A single genomic interval of Kwoniella newhampshirensis strain CBS 13917 chromosome 12, whole genome shotgun sequence harbors:
- a CDS encoding eukaryotic translation initiation factor 3 subunit F — MSLDTSSSAIHLNLPPTSSSQLRAPNLITVHPSVIASILTHHSRRPTEADSSPRVIGTLMGTRSDNGQEIDVRACFAVPHKEDEQQIAVDMPFQQGMVQLLAKNGAKESIVGWYATHPTLNPYSALIQNYFTGETAPYPSVHLTIDTELDPSGKGLGVKGWVSTSLGLSAKPENCVFLPVPVVIKYAESERAALDLLTGPAQASPALPPLPALSSSLSQLSTLIDQCLTYVQSVNAGSQTPDVEVGRYLLEGLGRWSATGNEDEGGVKAGLQDTLTVSYLSNLVRSQVELAGRLALLQQQQQVAQ, encoded by the exons ATGTCACTCGatacttcttcctctgctatccacctcaaccttcctcctacatcttcttctcagct TCGTGCCCCCAATCTCATCACCGTTCACCCCTCAGTCATCGCCTCTATCCTCACTCATCACTCTCGACGACCGACCGAAGCAGACTCCTCTCCCCGAGTCATCGGGACCTTGATGGGAACACGATCGGACAACGGACAGGAGATCGATGTGAGGGCATGCTTCGCTGTGCCCCacaaggaagatgagcaGCAGATCGCGGTGGATATGCCTTTCCAACAGGGTATGGTTCAGCTTTTGGCCAAGAACGGTGCGAAGGAGTCAATCGttggatg GTACGCAACCCACCCGACTCTCAACCCTTACTCGGCCCTCATCCAAAACTACTTCACCGGCGAGACTGCTCCCTATCCCTCGGTTCACCTGACCATCGACACTGAGCTCGACCCCTCTGGCAAGGGTCTGGGTGTCAAGGGTTGGGTCTCTACTTCGCTCGGTTTGAGCGCTAAGCCTGAGAACTGTGTCTTCTTACCTGTTCCTGTCGTCATCAAGTATGCCGAGTCTGAACGAGCTGCTC TTGACCTCCTTACCGGTCCCGCGCAAGCTTCtcccgctcttcctcctcttcccgcactctcctcgtccctctcccagctctccactctcatcgACCAATGTCTCACCTACGTCCAATCCGTCAACGCCGGATCCCAGACCCCCGACGTTGAAGTCGGTCGGTACCTCCTCGAAGGCCTCGGTCGATGGTCTGCCACCGGcaacgaggatgaaggcGGTGTCAAGGCTGGGTTACAAGATACTCTGACGGTGTCGTACTTGTCCAACTTGGTCAGAAGTCAGGTTGAGTTGGCTGGAAGGTTGGCTTTGTtacaacagcaacaacaggTCGCGCAGTAG